The Lycium ferocissimum isolate CSIRO_LF1 chromosome 10, AGI_CSIRO_Lferr_CH_V1, whole genome shotgun sequence genome window below encodes:
- the LOC132035569 gene encoding NAC domain-containing protein 30-like — protein sequence MEMASCVPPGFRFHPTEEELVGYYLKRKINSLKIDLDVITDIDLYRMEPWDIEDKCKLGYEEQSEWYFFSHKDRKYPTGTRTNRATGSGFWKATGRDKAVLSKEKIIGMRKTLVFYRGRAPNGRKSDWIMHEYRLQTSQYGPPQEEGWVVCRAFKKPSPANNNYAYNNYMRGTNTSYTTRPPPSLSQMPTTTMHYNNPLNAFNQTSNFNQFPFNHHQDLISSQICYENQLAIELPQLDSPTISTSLATKDHQGQNSVASNNEEEKNSYGNNSQFCDEWNIDDKLFAPQVMNIEAPSSSYSFPNFPLVITRDDDQNHISQLLQCYPDL from the exons ATGGAAATGGCGTCATGTGTTCCTCCAGGTTTTAGATTTCATCCAACAGAGGAAGAACTTGTTGGATACTACCTCAAGAGAAAGATTAACTCCCTCAAGATTGATCTTGATGTCATCACTGATATTGATCTCTACAGAATGGAGCCATGGGATATCGAAG ATAAATGTAAATTGGGATATGAAGAACAAAGTGAGTGGTATTTTTTCAGCCACAAGGACAGGAAATATCCGACAGGAACTCGAACAAATAGAGCGACAGGTTCTGGATTCTGGAAGGCAACAGGAAGGGATAAGGCAGTGTTATCAAAGGAGAAGATAATAGGGATGAGAAAGACACTTGTTTTCTATAGAGGAAGGGCTCCTAATGGTAGGAAAAGTGATTGGATCATGCATGAATATCGTCTACAAACTTCCCAATATGGACCTCCTCAG gaagaaggatgggtcgTATGCAGGGCATTCAAGAAGCCAAGTCCAGCAAACAACAATTATGCTTATAATAACTATATGAGAGGAACCAACACAAGTTATACTACTAGACCACCTCCCTCCCTTTCACAAATGCCAACTACTACAATGCATTATAATAATCCTCTCAATGCATTCAACCAAACATCAAATTTCAATCAATTCCCTTTTAATCACCATCAAGATCTCATTTCAAGCCAAATTTGCTATGAGAATCAACTAGCAATTGAACTTCCACAACTTGATAGCCCCACCATTTCAACAAGTTTGGCTACAAAAGATCATCAAGGCCAAAATTCCGTGGCCAGCAAcaatgaagaagagaagaataGTTATGGAAATAATAGCCAATTTTGTGATGAGTGGAATATCGACGACAAGTTATTTGCACCacaagtcatgaatattgaggcaccatcttcttcttattctttccCTAATTTTCCATTAGTTATCACTCGCGACGATGATCAAAATCATATTAGCCAATTGCTTCAGTGTTACCCTGATTTATAG